In Microcebus murinus isolate Inina chromosome 29, M.murinus_Inina_mat1.0, whole genome shotgun sequence, the DNA window GCAGATAAATCGGGCTGCTGCGAAGGTTCTCGATGGAAACTGGGGGAGGGTTGGGGGAcgatatttaaatattaagtttattAAGTGTATGCATTCTGTATTGATTGAAACAATGAGCACAGACTACCAGAGAGCTGTCGTTTCAGTGGGAGGTTAAAGCAGGTGACTGACTGAGATGATGTTGTGTTTATTCTAGACTTTGCAAGAAGATGACCCTGGGGGATCTTAtttgtttaaagatttaaaaaaaaaaaaaacggagtGGAAGCAAATTTTTCATACCCAGCAGTCATGGAGCTGGTGCATAAATGTTCCGTCTAAATGGCGATTGTTTAATGGGACGTTTAGACTCATGCATCGGGAACCAGGGAGGAAGTAATAGCTTCCTCAGGGCTTTATGGGTATTAATGTCAAAATGATAATATAAGCATCAGAAATCAGgcacaaacagaaaataataattcattctttttttttttttttttgagacagaggagtctcatgctgttgcccaggctagaatgagtgccgtggcgtcagcctcgctcacagcaacctccaacgcctggcctcaagcgatcctcctgcctcagcctccctcccgagtagctgggactacaggcatgcgccaccacgccccccggctcattttttctatatatttttagctgtccaagtaattttctttctatttagagtagagacagggtggggtctcactcttgctggggctggtctcaaactcctgacctcgagcatcctcctgcctcggcctcccagagtgctgggatgacaggcctgagccacggcgcccggccaatAATTCAGGTTTCTGAGtgggatgaggaagaagagacGCTCACCTCTCCAAGTTCAGTGCAATATAGTTGCCACTGCTACAGCTAAGTTAGAAATGATTTACACAGATACGAAACAATGCCAAACAGAGTGtctttaattagatttttttttcttaatttatatgtgtgtttcgaactcctgaccttgatttcATTAGATTTAGCAGCACATCTTGTTTCTCTTTGGATGCCTTTAACATTCCTTCCCCTTCTTGGTCttcatatgttgtttttttttttctttttcttttctccttctctttcccaccTGTGCCCCGTCCCTGTTACCTGCCTCCTCCCATCCCAGCCACTAACTGACTTGCTTTAATTCACAAAACGCATCCTTGGAAAAACAGCATCGGGTCAGgtgcctttctttcttcctgttagCCTTCCGGCTCCAGCTCTCCCTCGCTCACACACACATGCCGGGCATTCACCGATGGCTGGCTGTTTCCTAACACGAGACCCCATCGTCGCTGTCACTTAACTGCGTAGCTCTGCTTGGTGGCAATATAGGGGAATTATTAATTGGCTCGTTTTGTGGTAGAACATACAGAAGAAGCTCCCTTCCAGCCTCGGGACAAAGCACCATCATTTAGCAATGTCGTGCGAGTGAAATGTATAAAAAACCACACTGGCCCAGGcagagatatttttctaaaaaaaaaaaaaaaaggagaggtgAGGATCACAGGAGAGCGGGTCTACGGGGAGGCGTGAGAATGAGATCGCCAAGAGGCCAAGAGGGTGAGGGCTCTCGTCCTGATTTTCTGGTGGCATCTTTGTTTGCAGCTCTTCGTAAGGTCGTTGGCAATGGGTCCCAGGCTGCGAATTAGGACCGGGCGAGGCGAAATGAGGAGTTAATCTGTTTTAAACGATGCTAGACATTATCAGTGCGCCACTCCAGCCTAATCACACAAATGGCTTCAAATGAAGCTCTCAGACCTGCTAGCGAGAGGAACTGGCACCCCCCACGCCCGCTCGCTGGCTACTGGAGGGATCGGGGAGAAAACACCCGATGTGCACAGAAAGGGAAGAGCAGAGATTAAGCTGCTTAAGCAAACTTTCATTGTCGCCCTCCAGAGCctggaaataatttctttttttttcctttttaaaaatagttttgttaaAGTGAGATTGACTGCAGACGTTTAAAGTGTTCAATTTGATTAATTTTGGCATATGTATTTACCCTTGAAGCCTCACCATAATTAATGTAATGAATATATTCATTACCCTTCAACTCTTCTTTGTgcccttatttaattttttttttttttttgagacagagtctcactctgtcacccgggctagagagagtgttgtggcgtcagcctcgctcacagcaacctccaaatcctgggctccagcgatcctcctgcctcagcctcctcccaagtagctgagactacaggcatgcgctaccatgctcggctaattatatttttctatatatttttagttggccaattaatttctttctatttatagtagagacgggggtctcgctcttgctcaggctggtttcgaactcctgaccttgagcgatcctcctgcttcggcctcccagagtgctgggatgataggcgtgagccaccgcgcccggcctgtgcccTTTTATAATCACGCCTCCTGCCCCCTACCTGTCTCGTCTCAGTTTCCAAGCGGttactgatctactttctgtcagtGTAAAATAGTTTGCATTTTCCGTAATTTTATAGGAAACAGGATCCTatactatacacacatacacattttttttggGTCTGGCTTATTGCACTCAGCTTAGTTactttgaaattcatccatgttacagTTTTTATCCAtagttacttatttttgttgctgaacagtattccattgtatgaatatactatagCTTGCTTATcttttcacctgttcatagacagTTTGCTTATCATTTGCAAACATAcagtttgcttatcttttcacCTGTTCATTTGAGTTTTGTCTAGTTTTGGGCTACCATAAGCGCTGTGAACAAGTCTTTGTGTGAATGAACGtatgttctcatttctcttggcTAAATACCTAGGATAATATGGGAAAATGCACATTTAATTGTGTAAGAAGCTGTcacaactgttttccaaaacgtctgcaccattttacatttccaaaagAGGCATATGAAAGATTAAGTTCTTCTACATCTTTACCAACATTTGGTATGGTTAGTCTTCTTGTTTcgggccaggggtcctcaaactttttaaaccggGGGGCCAGGTCGCTGTCCCCCAGGCCGTTGGAGAGCTCGGGGCACATTCCACtcgtgcgcactgtgggcccgggaccagtcggctgctaagcaggacaggcagcgttgcaaaaacacccggcgggccagataaataaatgtcctcggcaggccgcagtttgaggacccctgttttaggcATTCTGGTTACTGTGCACTTCTATCTTATgcggtttttaaaattattttttaatttcagcacattatgggggtacaaatgtttaggttacacatattgcctttgccccctccttgagtcagagcctcaagcgtgcccatcccccagacggtgcacgtctcactcctcgtgtctgtctacacccgtcccctcctcccctcccacctgcccgacacccgacagatgtcactcctgtgtgtccacttaggtgctgatccgtcaacaccagtttgctggtgagcgcacgtggtgcttgtgtttccattctcgggacacttcccttagtaggatgggctccagctccagccaggaagaCACAAGGGGTGCTGGATCACTGTTGTTTTAGTGGTTAATATGGAGGAGTACACTGATTGGTTTTTCTAATTACACTGATTCATTATCCTGTCTTTATATATTCCCTCACTTGGTCAtggcatattattattattcttttcatagAGCGTTAAATATACTTTGCCgaaattttgttttagaatgttTGCATCCATGTTTAGGAAGGAAATTGatgtgcagtttttttttttttttcttgtaatgtctttttttctggtGTTGGAGTCAGCATAATGCCACAAacctggcctcatagaatgaatttgaACCATTACCTCCTTTTCAGTTTTCCGGAAAGCTTTGTGTAGAATGGGTATTCTTTCTTCCTTACATGTTTGAAGAAGTCACTGTAGAAGGCATTTGAGCTTGGGGTTTTCCTTCTAAGAAGGTTTTGAAACTAAAAATTCAGTCTTTTTAAGAGATACAGGGCAATAAGGTTATCTTTTTCTTGAGTTTTAGCAGTTTGTGTTCTCCaatgaatttgttcattttatctgaGTTGTCAAATTCACTGGTATATAGTTTTCATcatatttctgtattctttttaatACCTTTAGGATCTGTATTGGTGTCATTCTCattcttgatattaataatttctgtcttctctctttttttttttctggtcactGTGGCTAAAAGTTTTATCAGTTTCTGaaagaatcaacttttggttATACTGATTTTTTCGCTGTTTTCTATGATCTATACCAATGATTACTGCTCTCATGTTTACTATTTCTTTGTACTTACTTTGCgtttaattattctatttctagtttcttaaggtagaagtGGGAAGCATTGATTCAAcaccttttctctcttctattaCAGGCTTTTAATTCTAATTTCTCCCTAAGTACTGCTTTAACAATATCTCACAAATTTTGagatgttgttttcatttttattcaattccagatattttctattttttcttctttatcccttTAAGGCTTGACATTTGTTacttagtttccaaatatttggggatttttccagagatctttgttgttattgttgttgatttATAATTCCAATGTGTTCAGATAGCaatttgtatgaaatatttttttttttttaatttttgaggctTGGTTTATGGCCTGAACGTGGTCTATCTTGGCAAATGTTTCAGATgaacttgagaagaatatgtattctccTATCATTGGGTGACATGTATGAAGGTCAAGTCAAATTTTTTCATAGCATTGTTCAAATCTTCTAGATCTTATTAAATCCTGTCTACTTTTTCTATCAAAGTTGTTGAGGAAGAGATTTTGAAATTTCCTACTGTAATtgtacatctatttttttctctcaattctatcatattttgttttatgtatcttgAAGCTCCATCATGAAGCACATAAATTTTTACGGtagttatgtcttcttgatgaatttaCAAAATGACCTTCTTTattattggtaatattttttGCTCTGAAATTTACTTTCTGATATTTCTTTTGACTAATATTAATCTAATCttttctctacccttttacttttaagctattgtttctttatatataaaattcgTTTCTTGGAGATAGCTTTTAAAATCTAGTATGCTAATCTTGCTTTTTAATTGGGGTAATccaaccatttacatttaatgtgctTATTGGTATGGCTaggattaaatatattttcctgtgaCTATTTTCTAGTTCTCCTTGTTCCTTTTTCATCTCTTGTATGCCTTCTTTAGAACTATTTTTATAGTTCAAACTTGTATACTCAACTATGTTACTAATTATAACttcttgtttcattattttagaatttatcgGGTACGTCTTTAATTATCAGTGTAATTTCAAGTGATATTATGCCACTTCCTGTAtgtgaatttcaaaatattacactTCCATTTATTCCCTTATTTGCTATTGTTCTCTTTTATGTGTGCTTAAACTTTATGctatattgttgttatttttgttcctgCTTGAAAACAGTATTTACTGCAgttttccatagttttttttcttttcttcaacatACCTCCAGCTAAGACAGTAAGGAAGAAGTTTCTCCTGATAcataatatgtgtgtatattgcCCCAAAATGTATATAGCTATTTACACTAAAATGTTTCTATATGTGGTCTGCCTAGGACCATCCCTTTGGTAACCTACTGGCTATAATGTGCTCTCAATTTATAAATGAGCTGTTCTATAAAGGACTCATGCAACAATTCGGTGTAATTAGTGAGAGCATGTAAAATGTCCCCAGAATTTcaatttggcaaatatttcttaggaAACTAAGCTATGGGAACACtaaatttttattgtaagaatTTAGCAAATGTTTCCATTAAACATTCAGTGAAGATGTGGTCTTTCTGGTATGTAGAGAAAAGGGCTTGTGGggtttatttaaaacaacaacaataaaaagtccTTCAGTTTTTGGAGATTCCTTATAGCTCTTAATCGAGTGTGTGTGTGCCCCAGAGAACCAAATCTACATCCATAAGTATGTCTTATGTTTGGGATATGTTTGATAAAAGATTtcctgggaggccggggcagggtgactcacgcctgtcatcctagcactctgggaggcccaggcaggaggatcgctcaaggtcaggagtttgaaaccggctctgagcaagagcgagaccccgtctctactgtaaacagaaagaaattaattggccaactaatatatatagaaaaaattagccgggggtggtggtgcatgcctgtagtcccaactactcgggaggaggctgaggcaggaggattgcttgagcccaggagtctgaggttgctgtgagcgaggctgacgccacggcactcactctagcctgggcaacagagtgagactctgtctcaaaaaaaaaaaaaaaaaagtccttcagTGTTAGGAGATTCCTTATAGCTCTCCATCGAGTGTGTGTGCCGCAGAGAACCAAATCTGCAGTCCATAAGTGTGTCTTATGTTTAGAACATGTCTGACAAAAGATTTCACAGGGTAGAATCTGAAAATCCTATAATTTAGCAAGGATGGGGGGGCAGAATGTTACCCCAGTGGAccagggggggagggagggatggagggagggagggcagctcTCTCAAGAGAGCCGGCCCAACCTTGAAACAGCAGATGCTAGAGAACACACCACATGTTtctacagcattttttttttctttccactgtgCTTTCTTTATTTCCAGCCACAAGTCTACTTGCAGGATTCTCACCGGTCAGGTGGCCGGTGTTTTTACACgaacaaaaaaaaccaagagtCCGTTTGACAGTGCCGGtgcattttcagagagacagagagagagagaactgctgGATTCTTTTCAGcgtgcaaaaaaaagaaagaatgaatgaaaaaacaaaaataaaataaaaaaaagagctcGAGAGAGCTCACGCCTTGGGGGGGACCGCCCCCCGACCCAGGCGAGGTCACGGCTCGGAGGCGATGTACCTGGCCCCGATCAGGATGATCATGCTGCTCACGATGTAGAAGCCCAGGGGCATGCTGGAGAAGATGCTGGGGCCGGCGCTGGCGGCGTCGGCGGCCTGGGAGGTGACGGAGCCCATGGACCGCTCCACGGCCCGCTTCCAGGTGGCGTAGCGCGAGTCGCTCTCGGTGGCCTGGATCTGGGGCTCGAAGCGCTCGGCGCGCACGCCGGCCAGGTCCTGGGGCTCCAGGCTCCAGACGCCCACGCCCTCGGCCGCGCCCGCGGCCATGGCCACGCCGAGCGCCGCCGTCTCCGTGAGCGGGGCCTTCATCACGGGGATGTGCAGGATGTCGGCCTGCAGCTGCATGAGCACGCGGTTGGCCGTCATCGCGCCGTCCACCTGCAGGTGGCTCAGCGGGAGGCCGCAGTCCCGGTTCATGGCCTCCACGATCTCGCGCGTCTGGAAGCACACGGCCTCGAGCGCCGCGAAGGCGATGTGGCACTTGTTGGTGAACTGGGTCAGGCCGCAGATGATGCCCCTGGCCGTGGGCTCCCAGTAGGGCGCGTAGAGGCCCGAGAAGGCCGGCACGAAGTAGCAGCCGTAGGCCGTGCCGGCCTCGCCGGCCAGCCTCTCGATCTCCTCGGAGCTCTCGATGATGCCCAGGTTGTCGCGCAGCCAGCGGATGACGGCGCCCGCGATGGCCACGGAGCCCTCCAGGGCGTAGTGCGCGGGCTTGTCCTTGCCCAGCTTGTAGGCCACGGTGGTGAGCAGGCCGTGCTCGCTGAACACGCACTTGCGGCCCGTGTTGCACAGCAGGAAGCAGCCCGTGCCGTACGTGTTCTTGGCCTGCCCCTCCTGGAAGCACAGCTGCCCGACCAGCGCCGCGGACTGGTCCCCGAGGCAGCCGGAGATGGGCACGCCCTCCAGGGCGCCCGAGCTGATGCGCCCGTACACCTCGGACGAGCTCCACACCTGCGGCAGGATGCCCATGGGCACCTCGAAGAAGCTGCACAGCTCGCGGTCCCACTCGAGCGAGTGGATGTTGAAGAGCATGGTCCTGCTGGCGTTGGTCACGTCCGTGCCGTGCACGCCGCCGTTCGCGCCGCCCGTGAGGCTCCAGATGAGCCACGAGTCCAGCGTGCCGAACAGCGCGCGGCCCTCCTCCACGGCCTTCTGCACGGCCGTCACGTTGTCCAGCATCCAGCGCAGCTTCACGGCGCTGAAGTAGGTGCTGAGCGGCAGGCCCGTCTTGGAGCGCACGAAGTTGCTGTTGCCCGGCACGCGGCGGCTCAGGCTCTCCACCGTGGCCTGCGTGCGCAGGTCCAGCCACACCACCGCGTTGTACAGCGGCTCCCCGCTCAGCTTGTCCCACACCACGGTGGTCTCGCGCTGGTTGCTCACGCCCACCGCGCGGATGCCCGCGGGGTCCACGCCCTGCCCGCGCAGCTGCTCGCACGCCCGCGCCATGCACTCGTACACCGACTGCAGGATCTCCTTGGGGTCCTGCTCCACCCAGCCCTCCTGCGGGAAGTCCTGCGTCAGCTCCACCTGGTGGTGGCCCAGCGGCTCGGCCGTGCGCGCGTCGAACACCAGGAAGCGCGTGGAGTTGGTGCCCTGCACCACGGCGCCCACCAGCGGGCCCACCGGCGCCTTCGGGGCCTCGGCCGCCATGGCGCGGGCGGACGGGcgcgcacaaacacacacacgcactcccGGCGGCGCTGAGGGTGGCCGCCGGTTTCCCCtggcgacggcggcggcggagagTGCGTGCGTGGCTGCGTGGCTGCgtggggcggggcgcgcggcACGTTCCGGGGTCACCGGGGAGGCGGGCGCAGGCGCAGTGGCTGCGAGTGCCTGCTGAACAGGGGAGAGGTCGCGCGAGGCAACCAATCTTTGCCTCTTATTGGTGCCTTCTCGCCCCGCCCTTCCGGTGGAGGCCATGCCCTTCCGGtggaggccccgcccctccggtTTAGGCCTTGCCCTTCCGGCCTAGGCCACGAACCTCCCGTCTAGACTTGCGCCTATGGTCTAGGCCTGCCCTTCCGGTGGAGGCCCCGCCCCTTCCGGTCTAGGCCTGTGCCCTTCCGGCCTAGGCCAGGAACCTCCCGTCTAAACCTGCGCCTATGGTCTAGGCCTGCCCTTCCGGtggaggccccgcccctccagccTAGGCCTGCTTTTCCGGTGGAGGCCCCGCCCCTCTGACCTGTGCCCTGCCCTTCCAATGTAGGCCTCGCCCCTCTGCTCTAAGCCCTGCCCTTCCGGCCTAGGACACGAACCTCCGGTCTAGGCCTCCCCCTCTGGCCTAGGCCCCGCTCCTCCGGCCTAGGACCGCCCTTCTAACACAGGCCCCGCTCCTCCCACCTAGGCCCATCTTTCCGGCATAGGCCCCGCCCCCCTCGTGTaggccccgcccctccagccTAGGGCCTGCCCTGCTGGCCTAGGCCCTCCCTTACAGCCTATGCCCCCCACCTCCGACCTAGGCCCCGCCCCTCCATCCTAGGCCCTGCCCCTCTGGTCTaggccccgcccctccagccTAAGCCTCGCCCCTTTATCCTAGGCCCTGCCCCTCTGGTCTAGGCCCCGCCCCTCCACCTTAGGTCCCGCCCCTCTGGCCTAAGCCCTGCCCCCTTGGTCTAGGCCCCTGCCCCTCTGGTCTaggccctgcccctccagcctaAGCCCCGCCCCTCCAGCCTAAGGCCTACCCTGCTGGCCTAGGCCCCGCCCTTCCAGCCTATGCCCCACCCCTCTGGTCTAGGCCCTGCCCTCACATCCTAAGCCCTGCCCCTGTGATCTAGGCCCCGCCCCTCTGGCCTCGACCCCGCCCTTCCAGCCTAGGCCCCGCCCCCAGTTGCTCCATTACAGTTTAAGGGCACTTAAGTTaacaacaagaaacaaaacatatatttatCCGTGTGGTTCTGTATTTCCACCTTGTCGTTTTCTTTCTGCCTGTAGGTTATCCTTCCACGTGTCTTACGGTGCTGGAGATGAATTATTCCCACTTGGAGCATCTGAAAAGCATTCTAAAAATCAATATTCGTACACACTATCTGGGTATAAAAATTCTACTTGAGACAcgtacttttttctttataaatttcaggATCTTGGAGCTGCAGCTCCaaccccctcctccttcctgtttCCGGTGAGAACTTGGCTGccattcttactttttcttttatttttctcttttttttttttttttttgttattcttattctatatttttttctctgtctttaggGTTTTTCTCTTTGTCGACTGTTTTCATCAGTTTTATCATTGAAGTGCCCGTGGGGtagttttcttcttattttctgtgCTTGGGGTTCGCTGAGCTACTTGAATCGGTGCAAGTTTATGAGTTTTTAGCAAATTTAGAAAACTTTGGGCCATTGTTTCTTCaaaggtgttttatttttctctctcctctcctgcagGAACGCCGAGGACACATTTTGGAGTAGTTGCACGGCTCAGGGACGCCCCACTTATTGTAATTGTCTTTTCCCTCGGTGTGTTTGATTTGGGACAATTTCTACTGTTGTGTCTTCCAGTTCGTTAACCTTTTCTTCACCGGTATCTACTCTTGTCGTTGATTCACCCTCACACGTTGCAGTGTTCGTCCTTCAAAGTTCAATTTGGGTTTTTAAATATCCACTTCACTCTTTGAATGCACAGAATATAtagttaaaataacttttaagaattCAACTTCTGGCAATTTGTACTAAGGATTTGCTCATGAACGAATCCAAGGAATTACCTGCAAGtgtgttcattaaaaaaaaataataattataaggccgggcgcggtggcccacggctgtcatcccagcactatgggaggcccaggcgggaggattgcttgaggtcaggagttcgaaaccagcctgagcaagagcgagaccccgtctctactataaatagaaagaaattaattggcaaactaaaaatatatagaaaaaaatgagccagggggcgtggtggcgcatgcctgtactcccagctactccgggggaggctgaggcaggaggatcgcttgagcccaggagtcggaggttgctgtgagcgaggctgacgccacggcactcaccctagcctgagcaacagagtgagactctgtctcaaaaaaaataataataattagaatagataaaatgaaaaccattttaaCTACCCCCAAAATAGGGATTTGGTCAGATAAGTTATACTTCCTTAGAATGGAATActaagcagcaattaaaaatgattttgctaaaataaatgaatatatgtgtgtatatatatatatgtatgtatgtatgtatgcatatatagttaaaataactttttgtttttttctaattcaaacaTCTGTGTCAGTTCTGGTTCAATTTTGATTGGTTATCTCCTCTTTGCGGCTTGCATAGCCCTGCATTTTCTTTGCaagtttgctcatttttaatcCGGTGCAAGGCATTGTGCATTTTACCTGGTTGGGTGcttgatatttttgtattcccatAAATCGTAAATCGTCTCGAGCTTGGTTTGGGGATGCAGGTACGTTACCTGGAAACAGTTTGATTCTTTTGGGTCTTGCTTTCAAGATTGGTTAGGTGGAACAAGGACAGTGTTCAGTCTGGGGCTAATTGTTCCCTTTTACGTGATGAGATCTTTCTTTGTCCTGTACTCCATGTGCATGAAAAATGAGGCTTTCGTGGCTGATAGGAAACATTCATTGCTCCCAGTTCTGGGTGAGCACTGGATAATACTGTTACCTCCAATATTTTCTTGTGTATCTTTCTGCTTCCTCAAGTAGCTTCCTCACACATATGTACTGAATACCCAGGGGCACCCTCTGAAGATCTCTATAAAGTTCTCTCtctgtgcaatttttttttttttttttttgggagacagagtctcattctgttgcccgggctagagtgagtgccgtggcaccagcctagctcacagtaacctccaactcctgggctcaagcgatcctcctgcctcagcctccctggtagctgggactacaggcatgcccagctaCCAGGGACAACAATTCGGCAACACTTACCAAGATGTCAGTTTAATGATGTCTAcgttataaactttaaaattcattcattcggTAAACTGACAAATACATTTTGAGAGGTTGCTACATATGGATTTCACTGTAGGCAGTAAAATACGGCCATTCATAAAACATCCttcctgccatttttttttacaaaccttAGGTTAAGAACAGTCAGTACCTGctaaatttatttgtctttttggacatattttttttctgtgcatgtttTAGAGAgtcattatttattctttgtcCTGTTAAGCCCGGTACTTTGTAAGTTCAACGAAGGCAGGGACCTTGGCTATTTTATTCGATCTTATAACGAATATTTGTCGGATGAATTAAGGCACACGACTGTCCATGGTCCTCACTTTATGAAGTAACTGTCATAAAGGCGAGatggtttttaattttgcttgttGGATGGGCTATTGGGTTTTCCTTTTACAATCTAACATAGTAAAGTGGATTGATGAGCAGATAGGAAGGGTGATGGATGGAAAGATGATAAAATTAGCATGAtactattttaagtgtacagtctATGTGGTAGACTATGCCATGTCAGTGCTAaccttctttcaatttttctatgGGTTTGCAACCCATAGAAAACCCATAGAAAAACCATAGTTTTCTCAACAGAATCTTGGGGACAGCGTAACACAAATAGAAAGCTGATCAAGCTGCAAACACACAGTTGATGGAGAGAGGTTTTATTTCCTTCAGTTTCCTTTGTCTGGAAGGAGACTTGaaaggaataattaaaaaaaaagtccctgccAAGTTTACACCAATTTGAGGGATTCCGTGGTGGAATAATCTAGTTAAAGTTGTTCACCCCAAGAAAACCATTAACTGTGAATcgttttattaaagtattttcatGTTGAATGTAGGTGTTCTCTTTTACCTTCTTATAGACTTTGCAAATTCTAGAAAACTGGCTGCACGTTTAACTccttggctctttttttttttttttttttttttgagacagagtctcattctgtcacccaggctagagtgccctggcatcagcctcgctcacagcaacctccaactcccaggctcaagcgatcctcctgcctcagcctcctcccgagtagctgggactatgggcatgcgccaccatgcccggctcatattttctctctatatatatttagttggccaattaatttctttcccttttttttttgtttgtttggtttttttttttttagttatttgtttttttatttcagcatattatgggggtacaaattttaagaatttctttctatttttaatagagacagggtctccccccttgctcaggctggtctcgaactcccgacctcgagcgatcctcccgcctcgg includes these proteins:
- the GK2 gene encoding glycerol kinase 2 translates to MAAEAPKAPVGPLVGAVVQGTNSTRFLVFDARTAEPLGHHQVELTQDFPQEGWVEQDPKEILQSVYECMARACEQLRGQGVDPAGIRAVGVSNQRETTVVWDKLSGEPLYNAVVWLDLRTQATVESLSRRVPGNSNFVRSKTGLPLSTYFSAVKLRWMLDNVTAVQKAVEEGRALFGTLDSWLIWSLTGGANGGVHGTDVTNASRTMLFNIHSLEWDRELCSFFEVPMGILPQVWSSSEVYGRISSGALEGVPISGCLGDQSAALVGQLCFQEGQAKNTYGTGCFLLCNTGRKCVFSEHGLLTTVAYKLGKDKPAHYALEGSVAIAGAVIRWLRDNLGIIESSEEIERLAGEAGTAYGCYFVPAFSGLYAPYWEPTARGIICGLTQFTNKCHIAFAALEAVCFQTREIVEAMNRDCGLPLSHLQVDGAMTANRVLMQLQADILHIPVMKAPLTETAALGVAMAAGAAEGVGVWSLEPQDLAGVRAERFEPQIQATESDSRYATWKRAVERSMGSVTSQAADAASAGPSIFSSMPLGFYIVSSMIILIGARYIASEP